In Desulforamulus hydrothermalis Lam5 = DSM 18033, a genomic segment contains:
- a CDS encoding AAA family ATPase has protein sequence MVVQNWHKILELRVLGGFFDGQVITFGPHLNCLVGGRGAGKTSIIELIRFALDAYPADLPARRKLEQHLTGILGNGKVRLTVETAGGQQYVVQRSLGDRAPRVSDRAGNPLALDLAGGLNFGVVIVGQSELESMAEMPAAQLALIDGKCPSFPFIKNEIRTCLNELAENRTALSGLIEECQALSERLAILPDIKERLQALAGDQLDHLLQRQRHRERERMFFDQLMRTVKQQLQQDKRRLAASQPEPVWDETAAPNQDILARALEISRETETAVRQLVSQAVVLQEKLLQQLANLMAGLAERHRAQEREDDRIQAGLPVKGLGEAVQERNRLTGLLLELERLVDRLAQKEQAQAVLLEQRQQIKHRLQQLQYNLYEQRLRVCQEYNNLLQPEIQVNLRQAGNTDKYREFLAAALSKSGMHYNRLTEQIVCRLSPGELAEILRHRDDRYLEQCCGIDKDRAQRLAGFLAAQLTPADLLALEDIWLEDLVEIRLQDGAAYKTLETLSKGQKCTAVLPLLLLEDYRPLLIDQPEDHLDNAYIFHTVVPALKKVKAGRQMIFATHNPNIPVNGEAENNLVLAADGCRGRVALQGDLSHPPVKDALNLLLEGGPEALKGRLVRYEY, from the coding sequence ATGGTTGTTCAAAATTGGCATAAGATTCTGGAGTTAAGAGTATTGGGTGGTTTTTTTGACGGCCAGGTAATTACCTTTGGACCCCATTTAAACTGTTTGGTGGGGGGGCGGGGGGCCGGTAAAACCAGCATCATTGAATTAATCCGGTTTGCCCTTGATGCCTACCCGGCGGATCTGCCGGCCCGAAGGAAGTTGGAGCAGCATCTGACAGGTATTTTGGGCAACGGCAAAGTAAGATTAACAGTGGAAACTGCCGGCGGCCAGCAGTATGTTGTCCAGCGGTCATTGGGCGACCGTGCCCCGCGGGTCAGCGACCGGGCGGGAAACCCTTTGGCGCTGGATTTAGCCGGCGGTTTAAATTTCGGCGTGGTAATAGTGGGCCAGAGTGAGCTGGAAAGCATGGCAGAAATGCCGGCCGCTCAATTAGCACTCATTGACGGTAAATGCCCGTCATTTCCTTTTATAAAAAACGAAATCCGGACCTGTCTGAATGAACTGGCAGAAAACCGAACGGCATTAAGCGGCCTGATTGAGGAGTGTCAGGCGCTGTCCGAGCGGCTGGCAATACTGCCGGATATTAAAGAGCGCCTGCAGGCCCTGGCGGGAGATCAATTAGATCACTTATTGCAGCGGCAGCGCCACAGAGAACGGGAAAGAATGTTTTTTGACCAACTGATGCGAACGGTGAAGCAGCAGTTGCAGCAGGACAAAAGGCGGCTGGCAGCATCTCAACCGGAACCGGTTTGGGACGAGACCGCTGCCCCCAACCAGGATATTCTGGCCCGGGCCCTTGAGATCAGCCGGGAAACAGAAACGGCGGTACGCCAATTGGTCAGCCAAGCAGTTGTGCTGCAGGAAAAATTACTTCAACAGCTGGCCAATCTTATGGCTGGCTTGGCCGAGCGGCACCGGGCCCAGGAACGGGAGGATGATCGCATCCAGGCCGGTCTGCCTGTCAAGGGATTGGGGGAAGCAGTGCAAGAACGAAACCGGCTGACCGGCCTGCTGTTAGAACTGGAAAGGTTAGTGGACCGGCTGGCGCAAAAAGAACAAGCCCAGGCTGTTTTGCTGGAACAACGGCAACAAATAAAGCATCGTTTACAACAACTGCAGTACAATTTATACGAACAGAGGTTGCGGGTTTGTCAGGAGTATAATAATCTGCTGCAGCCGGAGATCCAGGTGAATTTGAGACAGGCCGGCAATACTGACAAGTACCGGGAATTTTTGGCGGCGGCGCTCAGCAAATCAGGCATGCATTATAACCGGTTAACAGAGCAAATCGTTTGCCGCCTATCTCCCGGGGAACTGGCTGAAATCCTGCGGCACCGGGATGACCGCTATTTGGAACAGTGCTGCGGTATAGATAAAGACCGGGCGCAACGGCTGGCGGGTTTTTTGGCAGCCCAACTGACGCCGGCAGATTTATTGGCATTAGAGGATATCTGGCTGGAAGATTTGGTAGAAATCCGGCTGCAGGACGGGGCAGCATATAAAACCCTGGAGACACTGTCCAAAGGCCAGAAATGTACCGCAGTTTTACCTTTGCTGCTGCTGGAAGATTACCGCCCGCTGCTCATTGACCAGCCGGAAGATCACTTAGATAATGCTTATATTTTTCACACAGTGGTGCCGGCTCTTAAAAAAGTTAAGGCTGGACGGCAAATGATTTTTGCCACCCACAACCCCAATATTCCGGTTAACGGTGAGGCAGAAAACAATTTGGTACTGGCGGCAGACGGCTGCCGTGGCAGGGTAGCCCTACAGGGAGATCTCAGCCATCCACCTGTTAAAGATGCCCTGAACCTGCTGTTGGAGGGCGGGCCCGAGGCGTTAAAAGGCAGGCTGGTGCGCTATGAGTATTAA
- a CDS encoding spore germination protein, with protein sequence MQIRQVLTKHILFCRIAKDRIIRRQMVKLISVMCMSLWTKLVKILQYQPNRNREGFVLKETPQERAKLADQQPAEKREAASFNKPKGERGERRSTLRKPHKVHEAPAQEDPDRVSPSLQVNKKRIYEIYGLPANKDFIIRDFTVALKPPVQAFALFMEGLSDKASVNQYVLQPMMLFSNFHQQTDGYLLDYLEKRVLITNQVNQYDSFEKIVGGVNYGATAIFIEGCAKALVVETKGWDHRGIDTPSNEPIIRGPQEGFGEILRSNTALVRKYIRSAQLTTEMFKLGKISQNDVAVMYLRGVANQSLVAEVKRRIQSIQADAVLDSGILEQYLEDRPWNIAPQVMATERPDRVAYMIMQGKVAIFLDGNPYVLVVPTTMFDQLHSQEDYYLRPLYGSMLRLIRAFAFYVAFLTPGVYLAIVLFHKEMIPTELLLAIAGARERVPFPSFVEVVIMEVSFELIREAGLRVPGVLGSTIGIVGALILGQAAVQANLVSPILVIIVAVTALAGFAIPSYSLQFSLRIVRFIYILLGALLGFVGIVFGLFIQMHMMVSLKSFGVPYLSPMTPATKTSGDVVFRVSVFNWEKRADYLNTQKDNLQPRVARGWVKKNSKPDETE encoded by the coding sequence ATGCAGATAAGGCAAGTCTTAACTAAACATATATTATTTTGCCGGATTGCAAAAGACAGGATAATCCGCCGGCAGATGGTCAAACTAATATCGGTGATGTGCATGAGCCTGTGGACCAAGCTGGTTAAGATTTTGCAATATCAGCCAAACCGCAACCGGGAAGGTTTTGTGTTAAAGGAAACCCCTCAGGAAAGGGCCAAACTTGCCGATCAACAGCCGGCGGAGAAGCGGGAGGCAGCTTCCTTTAACAAGCCAAAAGGCGAGCGGGGAGAGCGTCGCAGCACCTTAAGAAAACCGCACAAGGTACACGAAGCCCCGGCACAAGAAGACCCTGACCGGGTTAGCCCCAGCCTGCAGGTAAATAAGAAAAGGATTTATGAAATTTACGGGCTGCCGGCCAACAAGGATTTTATTATCCGGGACTTTACCGTTGCCCTCAAACCGCCGGTGCAGGCCTTTGCCTTATTCATGGAAGGGTTAAGCGATAAAGCATCTGTCAACCAGTATGTACTGCAGCCCATGATGCTATTTTCCAATTTTCATCAGCAAACAGACGGCTACCTGCTGGACTACCTGGAAAAGCGGGTATTAATAACCAACCAGGTTAATCAATACGATTCCTTTGAGAAAATTGTGGGCGGCGTTAATTATGGCGCCACCGCCATATTTATTGAAGGATGTGCCAAGGCCCTGGTGGTAGAAACCAAGGGGTGGGATCACCGGGGCATCGACACCCCTTCCAACGAACCCATTATCAGGGGGCCCCAGGAAGGCTTTGGGGAAATCCTGCGCAGCAATACCGCACTGGTAAGGAAATATATTCGTTCCGCCCAATTAACCACCGAAATGTTTAAGCTGGGTAAAATCAGCCAGAATGATGTAGCTGTTATGTATCTGCGGGGAGTGGCCAATCAAAGCCTGGTGGCGGAAGTTAAGCGCAGAATCCAATCTATTCAGGCTGATGCGGTGCTGGACAGTGGCATTCTTGAACAGTATTTAGAAGACCGGCCCTGGAACATTGCCCCCCAGGTCATGGCTACCGAAAGACCCGACCGAGTGGCTTACATGATTATGCAGGGGAAAGTAGCCATTTTTTTAGACGGCAACCCCTACGTGCTGGTGGTGCCCACCACCATGTTTGACCAGCTGCACAGCCAGGAAGATTATTACCTGCGTCCTTTGTATGGCAGCATGCTGCGGTTAATCAGGGCCTTTGCCTTTTATGTGGCCTTTTTAACCCCCGGCGTATATCTGGCCATTGTGCTATTCCACAAAGAAATGATTCCCACCGAATTGCTGCTGGCCATTGCCGGGGCCAGGGAACGGGTGCCCTTTCCCAGTTTTGTGGAGGTTGTCATCATGGAGGTTTCTTTTGAATTAATCCGGGAAGCCGGGTTAAGGGTACCCGGCGTGCTGGGCAGCACCATCGGCATTGTGGGAGCATTAATCCTGGGGCAGGCAGCGGTACAGGCCAACCTGGTCAGTCCCATTCTGGTTATTATTGTGGCAGTAACAGCCCTGGCGGGTTTTGCCATACCTTCTTATTCGCTGCAATTTTCTTTGCGCATTGTTCGCTTTATTTACATCTTGCTGGGAGCCCTGCTGGGCTTTGTTGGCATTGTCTTTGGCTTGTTTATTCAAATGCACATGATGGTATCTTTAAAATCCTTTGGCGTGCCTTACCTGTCGCCCATGACGCCGGCCACCAAAACCAGCGGTGATGTGGTTTTCAGGGTATCGGTGTTTAACTGGGAGAAGCGAGCCGACTACTTAAACACCCAGAAAGACAATTTGCAGCCCCGGGTGGCCCGGGGGTGGGTAAAGAAAAACAGTAAGCCGGACGAAACGGAATAA
- a CDS encoding GerAB/ArcD/ProY family transporter, with amino-acid sequence MLREGKIGFAEGFSLFYISSLTSLFLTLPSAVIEDGKNMAWLLFLLTIILVLLAFWVISELMKRQPELTLVEVSEALLGTYAGTLVNAIFFLHFVLREALLFREYAEAFLVAALPRTPISIVISVLALAAFTSAYYGLEAIARAARAALPFVAVGLVILFIAILPYADLTYLYPFRLDKPLNLLQKSFFNYTATSELIASAVIIHCFGNWHSYRRLGFLTLAASGLTILTTTVLILLVFGVQGATELIQPFFNLSQLITIGRFFQRLESVFLLTWAMVGFFKIALFLYITTVIFARMCRIEDYRPLLWIITLLCLAVSIIPPDLPTALQVDSIVFGQLGLLPTVLLPLLLLICCLVKQSMAGSKKAKNRPTAE; translated from the coding sequence TTGCTTAGGGAAGGAAAAATAGGTTTTGCGGAAGGTTTTTCCTTATTTTATATATCCAGCCTTACCAGCCTTTTTTTAACCTTGCCCTCCGCTGTTATAGAAGACGGCAAAAACATGGCCTGGCTCCTTTTCTTGTTAACAATTATATTGGTGCTGCTGGCTTTTTGGGTTATCTCCGAACTGATGAAACGCCAGCCGGAGCTGACTCTGGTGGAGGTCAGCGAAGCACTTTTGGGCACCTATGCGGGCACTCTGGTAAACGCCATATTTTTCCTGCACTTTGTTCTGCGGGAAGCGCTGCTGTTCCGGGAATACGCCGAAGCCTTTTTGGTGGCTGCCTTGCCCAGGACGCCCATCAGTATAGTAATCAGTGTGCTGGCCCTGGCGGCTTTTACCAGCGCCTATTACGGCCTGGAGGCTATTGCCCGGGCGGCCCGGGCGGCATTGCCTTTTGTGGCTGTGGGTCTGGTTATCCTGTTTATTGCGATCTTGCCCTATGCGGATCTTACTTACCTTTACCCCTTCCGGTTGGACAAACCGCTGAACCTGTTGCAAAAATCCTTTTTTAATTATACGGCCACCAGTGAGCTGATTGCCTCAGCAGTGATTATCCACTGCTTTGGCAACTGGCACTCTTACCGCCGGCTAGGGTTTTTAACGCTGGCTGCCTCCGGGCTAACTATTTTGACCACTACCGTCCTGATCCTGCTGGTGTTTGGAGTGCAAGGGGCCACTGAATTAATCCAGCCCTTCTTTAATTTGAGCCAGCTTATTACCATCGGGCGTTTTTTTCAGCGCCTGGAGTCGGTTTTTCTGTTGACCTGGGCCATGGTGGGTTTCTTTAAAATTGCCTTGTTTCTTTATATTACAACGGTTATCTTTGCCCGCATGTGCCGGATAGAAGATTACCGGCCCCTGTTATGGATAATTACATTGCTGTGCCTGGCTGTCAGCATTATACCGCCGGATTTGCCCACGGCCCTGCAGGTAGACAGCATTGTGTTCGGCCAACTGGGGCTGCTTCCCACGGTGCTGCTGCCTTTGCTTTTATTAATATGCTGCCTGGTTAAACAATCTATGGCCGGGTCCAAGAAAGCCAAAAATCGCCCCACGGCAGAATAA
- a CDS encoding HEAT repeat domain-containing protein — translation MDIKIQARPANRAEDLARRLEKLFTEEWGGPKSALAVAYLRDTVIPDLIFCLNKNWPFLDNPTFRDILAAKLNTQFAYPPSFAEGLAGDILACAKEVLGACPAAQNHPWQPWEIIMRLFTIGCRLPEIMQKTGYPEVYLDLFRKQYLKLEEVVLSLGSPTEEQLFSHRELAGAGIHLIRFMADFRNRFKVFKNYLERLQAEQMIMDMDLALEPDCLIKLFEGLFEVEKQVNLHRFADILKGSKTAWLAGENYYTRTVAYGLLAGWPKKQIIALLECLLAGNLLVQDAGHDSVLSLSEQAARLIAPLVVPALADEVLSVMRSKARDKISRSTAVLTGKNPEIAVHLIRELVRRGDPAVVLCFKALPRRVAKKVFLQIVWACGRLGGKDAVNLLSKTILDRDSMVRVCTCQAMAQMADPSFYFSLINALDDPVAMVREQAALALGRLKMPSALKHMERILSNPSEEPQVLRAARETKALLLKEKEFKEND, via the coding sequence ATGGATATAAAAATACAAGCCAGGCCGGCCAACCGTGCCGAAGATTTAGCCCGCCGCCTGGAAAAACTTTTCACCGAGGAGTGGGGTGGCCCCAAAAGCGCCCTGGCGGTGGCGTACCTGCGGGATACAGTGATTCCTGATTTAATCTTTTGTTTAAATAAAAACTGGCCTTTTTTGGATAACCCCACCTTTCGTGATATTTTGGCTGCCAAGCTGAATACCCAGTTTGCTTATCCCCCCTCTTTTGCGGAGGGATTGGCAGGAGACATCCTGGCCTGCGCCAAGGAAGTGCTGGGCGCCTGCCCGGCGGCCCAGAATCATCCCTGGCAGCCCTGGGAAATTATCATGCGCCTGTTTACCATCGGCTGCCGTTTGCCTGAAATCATGCAAAAGACAGGCTATCCGGAAGTTTACCTGGATTTGTTTCGCAAACAGTATTTAAAACTGGAGGAGGTTGTTCTGTCCCTGGGCAGTCCTACCGAGGAACAACTTTTTTCCCACCGGGAGCTGGCCGGGGCAGGTATTCACTTAATCCGGTTTATGGCGGATTTTCGCAACAGGTTTAAGGTGTTTAAAAATTACCTGGAACGGCTGCAAGCCGAGCAAATGATTATGGATATGGATTTGGCCCTGGAACCGGATTGTTTAATCAAGCTGTTTGAAGGCTTATTTGAGGTGGAAAAACAGGTTAATCTCCACCGTTTTGCTGATATTTTAAAGGGCAGCAAAACCGCCTGGCTGGCCGGCGAGAACTATTACACGCGAACTGTAGCCTACGGTTTGCTGGCGGGCTGGCCGAAGAAACAAATCATTGCCCTGCTGGAGTGTTTGCTGGCCGGTAATTTACTTGTCCAGGATGCCGGCCATGACAGTGTGTTGAGCCTGTCAGAGCAGGCTGCCCGGCTGATTGCCCCGCTGGTGGTGCCGGCCCTGGCAGATGAAGTGCTGTCTGTCATGCGCAGCAAAGCCAGGGATAAAATTTCTCGCAGTACGGCTGTTTTAACAGGCAAAAATCCTGAAATAGCGGTACATCTCATCCGTGAGTTGGTGCGTCGGGGAGATCCTGCCGTGGTGTTGTGTTTTAAGGCATTGCCGCGACGGGTAGCCAAAAAAGTTTTTTTACAGATAGTTTGGGCCTGCGGCCGGCTGGGCGGCAAAGATGCCGTTAACCTGTTGAGCAAAACCATCCTGGATCGGGACAGTATGGTGCGAGTTTGCACCTGCCAGGCCATGGCCCAAATGGCTGACCCATCTTTTTACTTTTCCCTGATTAATGCTCTGGATGACCCGGTGGCCATGGTAAGAGAGCAGGCCGCCCTGGCCCTGGGCAGGTTAAAAATGCCCAGCGCCCTTAAACATATGGAACGGATTTTAAGCAACCCGTCAGAAGAACCGCAAGTGCTGCGGGCGGCCCGGGAAACCAAAGCTCTCTTGTTAAAGGAAAAAGAATTTAAAGAAAATGACTAA
- the trxB gene encoding thioredoxin-disulfide reductase, with amino-acid sequence MLAKELVIIGGGPAGYAAGLYAARADIEALLIERGMPGGQAASTEWIENYPGFPGGIGGLDLALKMDEQARSFGLEIMNADVEKLERQGDEFIVYTAQQSVKAKAVILATGAKPQYLNVDGESKFHGRGVSYCATCDGAFFRDKTVAVVGGGDAAVEEAIFLTKFARKVYIIHRRGELRATKLIQKRAMANEKIEFLWFSVVEKVVGEDKVEAVRVKDVRTGETKEVPLDGVFVYVGTRANSELVQEMVEIDARGYIAANDKMETGVPGLYVAGDIRQKPLRQVVTAVADGAVAAMEAEKYLASLAG; translated from the coding sequence TTGCTGGCAAAGGAATTGGTAATTATCGGCGGCGGGCCGGCCGGTTATGCCGCCGGTTTATATGCAGCCAGGGCTGACATTGAGGCCCTGTTAATTGAACGAGGCATGCCGGGTGGGCAGGCTGCGTCCACCGAATGGATTGAAAACTATCCTGGTTTTCCCGGGGGTATCGGCGGTCTTGACCTGGCCTTGAAAATGGATGAGCAAGCCCGCTCTTTTGGCTTGGAGATCATGAATGCAGATGTAGAAAAATTGGAACGCCAGGGCGATGAATTTATTGTTTATACTGCTCAACAGTCAGTCAAAGCCAAGGCGGTAATATTAGCCACCGGTGCTAAACCCCAGTATTTAAACGTTGACGGGGAAAGTAAGTTTCACGGCCGGGGTGTTTCCTATTGCGCAACCTGCGACGGTGCTTTTTTCAGGGATAAAACAGTGGCAGTGGTAGGCGGCGGCGATGCCGCAGTGGAGGAAGCAATTTTTTTAACCAAATTTGCCCGGAAGGTCTATATTATTCACCGGCGGGGTGAATTGAGGGCGACCAAGCTGATTCAAAAACGGGCCATGGCTAACGAAAAAATTGAATTTCTGTGGTTTTCTGTGGTGGAAAAGGTAGTGGGCGAAGATAAAGTAGAAGCAGTGCGCGTAAAAGACGTGCGCACCGGCGAAACTAAGGAAGTGCCGCTGGACGGCGTATTCGTTTATGTTGGTACCAGGGCGAATTCTGAACTGGTACAAGAAATGGTAGAAATTGATGCCCGGGGCTATATTGCCGCCAACGACAAAATGGAAACCGGCGTGCCGGGTCTCTACGTAGCGGGAGATATACGGCAAAAGCCGCTGCGCCAGGTGGTAACGGCGGTGGCGGACGGTGCCGTGGCAGCCATGGAGGCGGAAAAATACCTGGCATCGCTGGCGGGCTAA
- a CDS encoding Ger(x)C family spore germination protein: MVEKQPGLHPVRMLRMLIMILLPVFCTGCIGARETDEIAIILAVGFDKGKNAPLEMTVTVANPRAFAAGESGGSQEEPFLTASVEGPSIWECYLLFNSFGSREMSFQHTRAYVFSEEIARQGLGKYLNSLLRHLEVRRNSSLFICQGTAKEFLQKNMPKLEASPAKQYEFMDRISGITGLFPDRDIHGFYKTVKTLHSNPTAALVGITKGQKAHAAADQPLRIPYAAQEVPQSGGTGYAEFIGTAVFQKDKLVGRLNGDETRTMLLLEGQFNLSTFTLRDPLHRDKLVTLRLRQGKKPDIEFKQQEGRLLIKEKIFLEGEFWAIESCENYEKPGKKKVLEEYFDRQMEQLARQLVEKTKQEGYGDIFGFDRYYRKYLNSWEAWENLLWQEIYANAEIEVDFQTNIRRTGLIRKMAAEKKEQ, translated from the coding sequence ATGGTAGAAAAACAGCCTGGCTTGCATCCGGTAAGGATGTTAAGGATGTTAATAATGATCTTGCTACCCGTCTTCTGCACCGGCTGCATCGGTGCCCGGGAAACGGACGAAATTGCGATTATTCTGGCGGTGGGCTTTGACAAAGGGAAAAATGCCCCCCTGGAAATGACGGTTACCGTGGCCAATCCCAGGGCCTTTGCGGCCGGCGAGAGTGGCGGCAGCCAAGAAGAACCTTTTTTAACAGCCAGTGTGGAAGGGCCGTCCATCTGGGAATGTTACCTGCTGTTTAATTCCTTCGGTTCCCGTGAAATGAGTTTTCAGCATACCAGGGCATATGTTTTCAGCGAAGAAATTGCCCGCCAGGGCCTGGGCAAATACCTCAACTCCCTGTTGCGGCACCTGGAAGTGCGCCGGAACAGCTCTTTGTTTATTTGCCAGGGTACGGCCAAGGAGTTTTTGCAGAAAAATATGCCCAAACTGGAAGCCTCGCCGGCCAAGCAATACGAATTTATGGACAGGATTTCGGGCATCACCGGCCTGTTTCCCGACAGAGATATCCATGGTTTTTACAAGACTGTTAAAACCCTGCACAGCAACCCCACGGCAGCCCTGGTGGGTATCACCAAAGGCCAAAAAGCTCATGCCGCCGCCGACCAACCGCTGCGTATTCCTTATGCGGCCCAGGAAGTGCCGCAATCCGGCGGCACCGGCTATGCTGAGTTTATTGGCACAGCGGTCTTCCAAAAAGATAAGCTGGTGGGCCGATTAAACGGGGATGAAACCCGAACAATGTTGTTACTGGAAGGGCAATTTAACTTATCGACATTTACCCTGCGCGATCCTTTGCACCGTGATAAGCTGGTGACCTTAAGATTAAGGCAAGGGAAAAAGCCGGATATTGAATTTAAGCAACAGGAGGGCAGGTTGTTGATAAAAGAAAAGATTTTTTTGGAAGGGGAATTTTGGGCCATTGAAAGCTGTGAAAATTATGAAAAACCCGGCAAGAAGAAAGTATTGGAAGAATATTTTGACCGGCAGATGGAACAACTGGCCCGGCAATTGGTTGAAAAAACCAAACAAGAAGGCTACGGTGACATTTTTGGCTTTGACCGTTATTACCGCAAGTATTTAAACAGCTGGGAGGCGTGGGAGAATCTGCTCTGGCAGGAAATCTACGCCAACGCGGAAATAGAAGTGGATTTTCAGACTAACATACGCCGTACCGGCCTGATCAGAAAAATGGCAGCCGAGAAGAAGGAGCAGTGA
- the hypD gene encoding trans-4-hydroxy-L-proline dehydratase, whose amino-acid sequence MVERGMNERIRRLRQQSVTTEPSISMERAVLVTEAYQRYAGTVEIPILRALTFKHIMANKTLCILDGELIVGEKGEGPQAAPTYPELCCHTLEDFEIMHRREKISYKVSEQAKRIQAAQIIPYWQERSLRKKIFDHMSPRWHACYNAGIFTEFMEQRAPGHTVADGKIYEKGFLDFQKEIMQAIASLDFLNDAAAYEKKVQLTAMKICCDAIMIYGRRYAEYAKKLAACTDDPQRRQELLEIAANCEVVPAHRPQTFAQALQMYWFVHIGVTSELNNWDAFSPGRLDQHLYPFYQKGLADGSLTKEKAKELLSCLWIKFNNQPAPPKVGITLQESGTYTDFANINSGGVKADGSDGVNDVTYLILDVMEELRLLQPSSNVQISRKSPHRFVKRACEIARQGWGQPAMYNTDAIIQELLRAGKDITDARAGGASGCVEAGAFGKEAYILTGYFNLPKILELTLNNGFDKLSGQQLGLPTGYAVDFKSYEELFAAFKKQINYFADIKIAGNHIIEQLYATQMPCPFLSVLISDCIEKGKDYNAGGARYNTSYIQGVGIGTLTDCLAAIKYNVFDHQRFTMQELMQALAANFEGCQDLRHLVLNKTPKYGNDDDYADQIMTEAFHAFYEAVNGRPNTKGGVYRIDMLPTTCHVYFGSVTGATPNGRLAGKPLSEGISPEQGADRRGPTAVLKSAAKMDHLRTGGTLLNQKFNPAAVAGEEGLQGMAALVRTYFNLDGHHIQFNVIDRQTLLEARQRPEEYKDLIVRVAGYSDYFHNLSKELQDEIIARTEHNSLG is encoded by the coding sequence ATGGTGGAACGAGGCATGAATGAACGAATTCGCCGGCTCAGGCAGCAGAGTGTCACCACTGAACCAAGCATTTCTATGGAACGGGCGGTACTGGTTACCGAAGCTTACCAAAGGTATGCCGGGACGGTGGAAATCCCTATCCTGCGCGCCTTAACCTTTAAGCACATCATGGCCAATAAAACCTTATGTATCCTGGATGGAGAACTGATTGTGGGGGAGAAAGGGGAAGGGCCCCAGGCAGCACCCACCTATCCCGAGCTGTGCTGTCATACCTTGGAAGATTTTGAGATTATGCACCGGCGGGAGAAAATATCCTATAAGGTCAGCGAGCAAGCCAAACGGATCCAAGCGGCGCAAATCATACCCTACTGGCAGGAGCGATCCCTGCGTAAGAAAATTTTTGACCACATGTCGCCCCGGTGGCATGCTTGCTATAACGCCGGCATATTTACCGAATTTATGGAGCAGCGGGCCCCCGGCCATACAGTGGCGGACGGGAAAATATATGAAAAGGGTTTCCTGGATTTTCAGAAAGAAATCATGCAAGCTATAGCCAGCCTGGACTTTTTAAATGATGCGGCAGCCTATGAGAAAAAAGTCCAGCTGACAGCCATGAAAATTTGCTGTGATGCTATAATGATTTATGGCCGGCGTTATGCCGAGTATGCTAAAAAACTGGCGGCGTGTACCGATGACCCGCAGCGGCGGCAGGAACTGCTGGAGATTGCCGCCAACTGTGAGGTGGTGCCCGCTCACCGGCCGCAAACCTTTGCCCAGGCCCTGCAGATGTACTGGTTTGTGCATATTGGGGTGACCTCGGAATTAAATAACTGGGATGCCTTCAGCCCCGGCAGGTTAGACCAGCACTTATATCCTTTTTACCAAAAAGGCCTTGCTGACGGCAGCCTGACAAAGGAAAAGGCAAAAGAATTGTTGTCCTGCCTGTGGATTAAGTTCAATAACCAGCCGGCACCCCCCAAGGTAGGCATTACCCTGCAAGAAAGCGGCACTTATACAGATTTTGCCAACATCAACAGCGGTGGTGTCAAAGCGGACGGTTCAGACGGTGTAAATGACGTAACCTATTTAATTCTGGATGTCATGGAAGAATTAAGGCTGCTGCAGCCCAGCTCCAACGTGCAAATCAGCCGCAAATCACCACACCGTTTTGTTAAGCGGGCCTGCGAAATTGCCCGCCAGGGCTGGGGGCAGCCGGCCATGTATAATACCGATGCAATTATCCAGGAACTTTTAAGGGCCGGCAAAGACATCACCGACGCCCGGGCAGGCGGCGCCAGCGGTTGTGTGGAAGCCGGGGCCTTTGGCAAAGAGGCCTATATTCTGACAGGTTATTTTAACCTGCCGAAAATTCTTGAGCTGACCTTAAACAACGGTTTTGATAAACTAAGCGGCCAACAATTGGGTTTGCCGACGGGTTATGCCGTTGATTTTAAAAGCTACGAAGAATTATTTGCAGCATTTAAAAAGCAAATAAATTATTTTGCAGACATTAAAATAGCCGGCAATCATATCATTGAACAGCTATATGCCACTCAGATGCCCTGTCCCTTTTTGTCCGTCTTGATCAGCGACTGCATTGAAAAGGGTAAAGACTACAACGCCGGCGGCGCCAGGTACAATACCTCTTATATTCAGGGGGTGGGCATCGGTACCCTGACGGACTGCCTGGCCGCCATTAAATATAACGTATTTGATCATCAAAGATTTACCATGCAGGAACTGATGCAGGCTTTGGCAGCCAATTTTGAAGGCTGCCAGGATTTGCGTCATCTGGTATTAAACAAAACCCCCAAATACGGAAATGATGATGACTACGCCGATCAGATCATGACAGAGGCCTTTCATGCTTTTTATGAAGCAGTTAACGGCCGGCCCAACACAAAGGGCGGTGTTTATCGTATTGATATGCTGCCCACCACCTGTCATGTCTATTTTGGCTCGGTCACCGGGGCTACTCCTAACGGCCGGCTGGCCGGCAAACCTCTTTCGGAAGGAATATCACCCGAACAGGGGGCAGACCGCCGGGGGCCCACGGCGGTGCTGAAATCAGCCGCTAAAATGGATCACCTGCGGACCGGCGGCACCCTGTTAAACCAGAAGTTTAATCCTGCGGCGGTGGCAGGCGAAGAAGGGCTGCAGGGGATGGCAGCGTTGGTGCGCACCTATTTCAACCTGGACGGTCACCATATCCAGTTTAACGTGATCGACCGGCAAACCTTGCTGGAGGCCCGGCAGCGGCCTGAGGAATACAAAGATTTAATCGTACGGGTGGCGGGCTACAGCGATTATTTCCATAACCTGAGTAAAGAATTGCAAGACGAAATCATTGCCCGTACCGAGCATAACTCTCTGGGCTGA